The genomic window GGAGGTGACCTCTAGGCTCTTGGAATGTCCTGCCCGATAAGAGTGTCTTTGTTTACCTGGAGCCTTGGGCCGCGAGGAGCAGTCTAGCAGCATGATTTACGGTAAGCCTGAGTCACTCCCTACCGGCCTGACCTccagaggggctggaggctgaggTCACCACGTGGGCGGCCAGCCAAGTCTACgtggccaccccctcccccggtgAAAACCACAACACCGAGGCTCAGGGTGCTCCGGGGGCTGGCGGGACCCGGGCGTGCGTCATCGTGGTTGCTGGGAGAATCAAAAGCTGTCCACGAGACCTTCCTGCGCTCTCTTCTGGGCCCCACCCTCGTCGGCTCTGCCCTTGGCGGATGGTAATCTGCATTCTTTCACTGTAAGAAACCATAAACACGTCCGTGGTGGCGTTTCTGAGTTCCGCGAGTCCCTCTGGGCAATCACCGAACCCCCGAGGGGTCGCGGAGTCCCCAGCACGgtacctcccacccccctccctccctgtgtgctCCCGGATCACCTTCCAAATACACTCTTTTCTCACAAAGCCTCGGCTCAGATGCGGCGCCTTCGGGAGCCCGGCGAGCACAGCAGGCAAACCCGAACCAACAGAAGCCACGCGGCGTCGGGTAGAAGCCAAACACAGGTGTCACCACCAGAACGGGGCAGGACGGGGACACTAGCAACTTAACGTCCTTGAGAAAAACGAAACCCGAAACCACTGCCTCCCATCCTAGACGTGCATTATTACCAGGATCCCACAGCTGGCAAGGCCGGAGCTGGGTACGTGACTTCGGGCGGGTGAGCAGGTGGAGGGCCCGAGACCATCCTGAGGCCCCTgaggcccgccccgccccgcccctccgcgTGGAGGGATCCTCGGAACCTCTGCACCCGCATGTGCTTGGTCTCCTCTCCAGCCCAAGCAGCCGGGCTCGCCGATCGTTACAGATGGCCTTTATTTATAATGCAAAAGAGAAATCATAAGCCACTTTTTGGGCTGTTTCGGTAGCTGTAAAACCACATGTACAAAACAGTCACTCCTCTGCAAGGAGTTCTTGAGCGTGTGTGGACCTCCCGCGTGCCCGGCTGCGTGGCCCGGGGCGCGGGGAGGGTGAGCGCGTCCTGACGGCCGTCGCCACGGCTCCGGGGGCAGCACGAACGCATGGGCAGTAGAGGTCCGGTCCGCTCAGTGGGGCCTGGGAAACACGGTTCCGGACGCAAGCAGGGCTCCTTCCTTGCTCGTCTTGCGACCTGCCGGGCACCAGGAGCCTTTGTTTTCCCGTCCAGGGGACGCAGCGCATCTGTCCCAGGCAGCCTCGCCCCCAGGGACTTGTGGAGCCGGGCGGCTGGAGCAGGAGCCGGGGAGGACGCTCTCTGACCCGTGCCCCGTCCTCAGGCTTCGGGGTCTATGTCTCCGTCCTCTGGGCACGGCCCTGCCTCGTCCAGCCAGActaggaggaagagaaggaatcagCGTCTTGGACAGCCACCCACCGCACGCAGAGCTCCAGGGCCAGTATCTCCGGGCTCCCCCCGCACAGTGGCAGTGGCGGTAAGGATGCCGACGGGGGGCCCCGGTGACACCCACACCCAACGCAGAGCTCGCCCGGGGCCCCGGCTGAGGTCCCTGGCATTCTACCCTGGGCCCCATCCCCGACTTAGCATCTTTCCGGAGGGGCCTTCAAGCCCAGGGCTGGGCGGGGAGGTCCACACCTCCATGCCGCCGTCCTGGAGAGGGaagttgaggcccagagagggggagagctGCTTCGGGTCAGCCAGGGGAGCCCCGCTCCTCACCACCTGCGGAAGCCCCGGGATCTAATCATCACTCAGCCAGCAGCCTCGGAGGAAGTGCTACCCAGGTCTGGTGGTCTCCTCCAGCCCTAAGTGTCGCTGGGGAGGGAATATCAACAACACGGCCACTGTGCAGGGCGTGAAATCAGACCCCGACCTTGTCACGAATCCTCCCCAACCTCTGaggcaccattttacagatggggaaactgaggctcggggacGTACAGCCTCTTGCTGACGGTCACAAGGTGACAGGCCACAGAGCAGGGGTCCGAATTCAGGGCTTTCCGACCCCGAGGTCTGTGCCCTTGATCCCCTGCCTCCGTTCTCTGCAAGGGGAAACACGGAGAGACGGGGTCTGAGCAGATAGGACAGGAGGGTGACCCCCTGGCAGTCTCTGCACTGATCTGCCCCCCCTGAGCTGCTTAAGCTTAAAGGGGCCTCTCCTGCGAGCTCAGGGCCTCTGACCTCATAAAGTAACCCTAAGTCTCCCCACACCCACATTGGCTCTGGGGGCCAGGAAGGTGGTTGcgaacccattttacagatgaggacaccaaGGCTGGCAGGGAAGAACGCCTAACGGCAGCCCGCACTGAGCTCTCTGGACACTGGAGCAGGAGGCTGGGTCTTCTCCCACCTTGCTGTGTGCCCCTGGGTGAGTCACtgcccctctctggacctcagtttccccatctgtaaactaGAGATAAGGGTGGTACTCATGAGCCTCAGGgttggaaggagaaggagacattAAGAGAAGCATTCAGCCCGGTGCCTGGCACTTGGGAAGGGGACACAGGAATGTGACCCAGTGTGAGTCATTACTGAGAATGGCCCAGCCGCAGTCCCTGCACAGGGCTCGACCCAGAGGGGGTCCAGTGGCTTCCTCCGGATCCTCTAACCCTGGTGGGCAAGCTGAGATCCAAGCTTAGCCCTTCTGGAAAAGTCTATCCAAGCCCCCACGCCAGACTTCgccagccccacgtcagccttGCGTCTGTGTCCCCCGCAGGAGCCATCAGGCGGGACTGATGTCGTGATGGCTGGTTGGCTGAATGATGCCAGCCGCTGACTGGGAGGGCGCCTGGCCTGGGGCCCACAGAGCGAGCTCCGGACCACACCGCTGGGTCTGAATCCCAaccctgccacttaccagctgtatgGCCAATGTCTcaccctctctggacctcagtttccccgccTGTTAAACGGGGACGAGACCAGGACCTAACCCAGAGTTACCCTGAGGACTCCACAAGAAAGTGTGCTTACTGCTAAcgtcatcattattttttattactatccTTCGTGACAGCAGCCTCGGCACTTAGGGCGGGCGTGGCTCGGTAAATCTCTTCgatgaacaaatgaacaagttGTCCCACAGGCTCCAACAGTGTCCAcagaggggcaggtggggacacGGGTCCGCGTCTCTCTCTGGGAACAAGTCTCTCtccttgacccccccccccacccccgcagcgaGCTGTATCTAGAAGGCCCGGAGACGGGCTCGGCCCAGACACGGTCTGTCCTGTCCACTGAAGGGCTGTGGCCAGCAAGACGGAGCACCCGTCCCCAGCTGGCGGGGGAAGGCACAGCCATCCATTACCTTGCtgggctcccccagccccatccaTCACTCGCCCCGGCTGCCGGCAGGGGCTGTCTAGCTAATTACTTAATATGCCACATCTTGCTGAGGCTGGTACACGCGAGGGGCCCACGGTAGAACGGACGCAGAGTCAAGCATACATTTTTAACACTCCCCGGGCAGGTGGGGACGTGAGCTCAGACCCACGGCACACGAGGGCGGGGGGCCTCACCTGTCTGCCCGGAGTCCCGCGGCAGCATCATGCCCGTGGGGGTCGGGggggtgatgatgatgttggGCACGTCCAGGTGCTTGTCGCTCAGGACGGGGGCCTCGtcatggctgctgctgctgccgccacACATTTTAAAGCCTGAGAGGGCAGGCCGCGGgacgcacacgtacacacacgacAGGGAGACAAGCATCAGTGGCCGCCGGGAGCCCCCGGCTGCgggctgcctgcctccctccctcaccgcCGCCTCTCAGCAAGGAGGGGAGTGCTGGCCTCGCTCCGCGCAGGGGGACGCTGAGGCGCAGGGCAGTTCAACGGCCCGTCCAAGCTTGCGTCGCCCAGGGAGGGCACTGAGTTTCGCCTGCTTTGTTCACTAACGTGGCTCGGGTGCCCGGAGCAACGTCTGATACCCAGAGGCCCCCGGAACACGGCTCTAAAGTGGGGCACGGAGCGCAGCTTGAACCAGAATCGGCCCGTCTGCCGCGCGGAAGGAACCCCTCACGCGGCCACTCCTCCCCCACATCCCCTTCTGGAAGGGCGTCTGGGAGATGCCCAAGTTCTCCCTCACGCATCTGATTGGATTCCCCAGGGGAACCGTCCGGGTCTGGAATCTTCTCTGTGCAAAGATTTTCTGATTAGGAATTTGGGGTCTTCAATAGACACGGGGCTagtcaggttttctgtttcttcctgtgtcaGTTCAGGTGAGCTGGGCTTTCCCGGGAGGagtctgtccatttcttctactGCTGGTGGATTCCTTGCTCCGTGGCTGCTACTAAGTACCCACGTCACCCACGCCACACCCTTGCTCTGTCCTTCCCGTCCGAGTTAGGGGACCCtgactctctcctctccctcgACGTCCCAGCCAAACTAACCCATCACAAGCCCGCAGATGCCATCATCCCTCGGTGGCTTTGCcgtccttctctctccctcctcaagCCCCTAACTAGCCTCTCTGCCAGAAACCGCGAACCTGATCATACCGCATACCTGCGAAACCCTCGCGGCCTCTTGACAACTAGCTACAAGCAGTTCTCAAAGCGTGTTCCCTGGAACACCGGCCTCCCGGGGTTCCACGACCAAATGGGTTTGAGAATAGCACATATTTGAATGTTGACTGGACCCCACCTAATCTATCTTTCTCTTGGGGATTCTCGTGCATGTTAGAgaattaaaggctctgagaagtcctgcagtagGGAAGCAGCTCTTTAATTGAGTTTCACCCTGGGCTTCCTGAATTTAAGTAATCTTGGGGTCTGTTTTTGGAGGAACGCCTGTTGCCATCTCACAGAACCGTGAATCGTGAAATACACGTTAGGAGATATTGATCACGAATTGCAGCCAACCCCCCAGCCCAGCTTTCAGCCTTCAAGATCCGGCGCAAACGACCCGCAGCCTCGTTCCCCGCCACCGGTCCACACTCCCGATACTGCTCACAGCTCCCCAAAACCCTGGGCTCCCGACCCAAttcctgcctggaatgttctttctttctttaccaaGGGAATGGGCTCCTATTCACCCTTCAGAGCCCAGCGCACTGGGCTCTTCTTTGGGGGAAGACGTCCCAGCAAATGCGGTCCCTCCCTCCTTTGTCTGTCTACACGGATTCACTCCTCAACCTTCTTCCAGCACTGATCAGACTGTATTGAGACATTAGTTCTTAATTCTGTCTCCCTTTACCGTGAGCGTCTGGAGGGCAGCCAGTGACTCCCTCCTCTGTGATTCCCTTGGGCCCGGCATAGCATCtgggagagaacaagcagagtgCTTCACATTGTGAATGCCAAAGGACCTCAGGCACCACCGAACTGGGTGTGAAAATCCTGGTCTCCGGGCCCCTCCCCTTTGGTTTCACCCCAAACAGCCTCCAACTGGGATGACATTTGCTCAGGCATCTCGGTCCAGGGCCACAGCAGCAGCTGAGGAAATGGGCTCCTCGATGGCCCCTGTGGGGCCAGGGCGTGGCTCTGAGGCATGTCCCCAAGAGGTGGCGTCTAATTCACCTCCCCTTTGGGGTGGAGGGTCTTAGCAAGGCTTCCAGCACACGGAATATgatgggaggcctgggtggggctTCCAAGATGAGGTCACAAAGGACGCCAACTTGCTCCTTGCCTCCCACTCTGGGGGAAGCCGGCCACCACGCTGCGAGGACCAGCAAGCAGCCAgcgggctggggttgggggagagccCGTGCGGTGAGGAACGGGGCCTCCTTTCTACCAGGAAAACGGGTCCTCCAGCCCAGTCAAGCCTTTGGATGACACCGCAGCCCTGGCTGCCAGCTTAAACGTCGCCCCACAAGAGACCCGGGGCCAGAAGCTCCCACTAGGTCATTCCTGAATTCCCAAGCCACAGACCCTGCGACATACTGCCTAAGCCACTGAGTTGGAGGGCAGTTTGTTGCACAGGATTGGAAACGGATACAGTCCACATAGCCTGCCCCGACCATAGGAGGAAGGGGCAGCAGGTGCACGGTGGGGACAGCCAGACCCTCTGGGTTGTGGGAAAACCACAAGGGGCTTCTGAGGGCGGCCTCTGGTCACCTAAGGGGTGTTCCTCTGATGGGCGGCTCGTGCCTGGTCTGTCAGAGACAGTCTGTCCAAATCCGCAAAAGCATGAACCTCAGATGACCGGAAGCAATGGAATGAGGCCGAATTCTTGGCCCATCTGCAGCGgggcctgggctctgtgctcagaagaGCTGCCCGTGGCCGGCACAGTGGCGAAGTCACGGGCTCTGAGTCCGGCCGGTTGCTCACTGGCGGTGCGACCCTGGGCAAATCACATCTCCTCTCCGGGCCCCTGTGTGGTGAAGAATTTACCCGTGCCCCAAAAGAGGTCCGGCCTCTGTTCTCGGCTTCCGGGAGGTGATCTCTAAGCCCCTGGGATGCCAGGCCTGGCGGGAGAGCCTTTGTGTGTCTGGGGACCCTGGGCACATTGGAGAGTCCAGCCACATGGGCTTTGGGTGATGCCCAAAGGGACTGGAGACAGACCCGCCACATGGACAATCAACTGAGCCTCTGCAATGGGGTTCAATGTACTCGTGTCCTCTGCTGTGACAAAGCACCACGGACCGTGGGGCTCCATCAACAGAACTGGACTCTCCCCCAGTCTGGGCACCGGAGGTCCGAGACCCAGGGGCCAGCAGGGCTGGCTCCTTGAGAGGCCACGAGGGAGACAGCGTCCCAGGCCTCTTCCCCAGCTCTCAGTGGTTTGCGGACAACCTCTGGCATTCTTTGACTCACAGACACATCACCCCGGTTTCCGCCTTCTTCTTCACACggtttctccctgtgtgtctgtgtccaaatttccctttttgtaaggacacGAGTCATAATGGAGCATAATCCGTAATTATCCACATTGGACCATCGCCCAATCCAGTGTGACCTGTTCTTAACTGTACGTCTGCAACGACCCCGTTTCCACATGAGGTCATGTTCTAGGGTACTGCGGGCTAGGACTCCCATAAGTGAatcggggggcgggggtgggggacgcGATTCAACCCGGAACACCCACTAAAAACTCTGAACACCGAGGCTCAGGAGATCCTCCCCGATCGGCACCACTCCGTGTGTGCGAGCGTGCGTGTGCGTGTCGCACGTGTGTACCAAGAAGGTAACGCCTCTGTGATCCGGTGGGCAGAGACAAGGAGAGCTCCGTCTGGAACTTTCCTGGACTCCACCCTATGCACCGCCTCACTTGGCCGACTCGAatctgtgtcccttccctgtAATAAACCGTAACCGCGAGTATGAGACCTTCCCGTGAGTTCTGTCCTTCCGGGGAACGATCGAACTCCTGAACCTGCAGctggtgtcagaagtgagggTGTCCTGTGGACTGTGTTCCCTCTGACTTCCTGTTCTCTCTGACAAAGCGGGGTGGTCGGACCCCGCTCCGCGGGCTGGGGCGAGGCTGTCCTGGCACACGGCCTGCTCCCAGCGGCAGCCTTCCCGCCCCACGCGGCTTCCTTCTGCACTCAGACCAAACTCACGGCCGCAGCGAcgccccaggcccctccccatccTGAACCCTGATCCTATTTCCTCCCTGGGGTGGTGCCGTGCCCCCCTCTTCCGGCTCTGCCAGGCCAGTTATCCTGCAGGCGGAGACCCTATCTCCCCACCAGACTACGAGTCCCTGGGGAGCACCCACCAAGGCTGCTGCCAACCTGATCTAAAGCCGTGCTTTGCAAGCCTCCCTTAAAGCAGCACAAGCCGGGATGTAAAACAGACAAAAGGAAGCCTCCAGGAGGAGGCCCTCCTGTATCACTGGTAATCACTGACATTCACAGGTTATTTGCTGCGTGCCAGACTTCTCCTTCGGTCTTCACTGCTCCCCCGCGAGGTGCCAAGTCTAaccagccccatttcacagacgtgGAGacggaggaccagagagaggaagaagaacctGCACTCAGTTGAACAGCTAGCCAGGATCCCAGCCCAAAGCCAATCTGCCTGACTGCAAGACCCGGTGCTTCTTGTAATTCGATACAATGTAGCTGGCAAGCTTTCCGCACAGGGCCAGACGGTACATATATTTCTCGCTCCGGGGCTATGCAGTCTGTGTTGCAACTGCTTAACCTTGCCATCAGCACAGGAGAGCTGCCGCTGACAGGGTGCAAATGAATGAGTGcgactgtgtttcaataaaactttatttgcaacaaCGGGAAGCGTGCTGGGTTTGGCTGTGGTTCGCCAGTCCCTGCCCTGTACCATCCGGAAGTCAGGGAGTTTGGATCTGGAACGCGCCTGAGGTCCTAAGAGGCAGTAACAGAACCTCAAAAGCCTGAGGCCAGTTGATGCCgaagacaagaaggaaatccCAAACCTGGCTGCTGTCCTATAGGGACAGCGCCTACCTctgaggggtgtgggggtggagaaaatgaatgaattcacgTAAAGCGCTTGCCCagagagccggggggggggggggcctagAGTGTGCCCCATCCCTGTTAGCTTTCTCTATGATCATCCATAAAAAGCGTCTCATGGGGTGCTGGCAACAAAAGGAGACTCTGATTATTGTTATCTGTAACAGGAGGGAGCCTCCCTGCTCTGTCTTCAAGGCCCCTTCCTCCGAGAATATTCCcaagttctaaaataaaatgctaatggAGAAGAGCCACACTCCTCCCAGGGCCCCCACATTTGCATTTTAACGGGTTCTGGGAGCTTGGCGACAAAGCCCACTTTCTTAATCGAGAAGCATAAGGTCACTCAGTGGGCCCTGGAGAgatgctggaggcagggaggagggaggggaggtgagagggaggagggcagagggcggAAAGAGGGAGGGCAGGACTCCAGAACCTCtcgacaccccccacccccacccccggggacTGCCCAGCCTCCAGCagagggaaaaagctctcaggaGATAAAGTCTACTTTggggattaaaaacaaatgccaaCCGTGCCCCAGACAAGGAGCTCATTTGTGCTAAAGCCAGAATTGTTACTCGTTAATTATGTGCCCGCCTCAGGCCATTAAAAGCCCATTTCCTGAAAGCGGTGGGTTTGGCTGGGATTCCAGGGGGCCAGGCCCCGAAGAGGCAGGGGACTGGGAGCAGATCTCAGCACCCCAGCAATACTGAAAGATCTCGGGGTGCCTGTGCAGGAAGCTTGGGGCGGGGACTGGCGGTCACTTGACCTTGACTGGGCCCCTGCTCTGGGCCACACGCTGTTCTTCGCCCTGGAGAAGGAGCAGGCCAGGCAGCCAAACCCCGGCCTGTGGGAGCGGGTGAAATGGGGAAACGCTGTGCTCGAGGGCCGGACAGACATCCCCCTGGAACCTGGTTCTGCTCTCTCCCCGGCTCCAGGGAAGTGGTTTCCCATCTTGGCTGCCCCACGGGGACTCATCTGGGAAGTTTGAtgcagggccccacccccagggaacCTGATCTCGCTGTTGTACTTGGGCCACCGGGATTCTTAAAAGCGTCCAGGTGAGTTCAACAGCCAGGGCAGGGAGTCCCCAGGCTAGGGTGACCGTGGGGACACAGCGGCACCACTCTGGGCCTAGTTCCCCGCCATAAAAGTAGGGTTAATACCAGTTCATAGGAATGAAACACTGGTGTGGGGCACGGGCCGGCCAAGTGTCAAGGAAATGGCCAAGGGTGACCAgctggctggggcctgggggggcCCCGGGTTGGGGGCCACTGCAGCTTTGTCACCCCCCCCCCGGGTGGATACTAGGACCCTGGCTGCTCTCCAGGCGAGGAAAGAAGGTGCCAAGGATGCGCACAGGCTGCGTGGCTCCAGGCCTGCCCCTTCTGGTGTCAGCCACCACCTCCCAGCCTTCAGAAGCCCCGAGCCAGGCCTGTGCCCTGCTCAGGACGCCCCAGCTTCCCCGGGCCAGGGCCCCTTCCTCTgcagctcggggggggggggggggggggggcggggacccaGGCCACTCAGAGGCCACAGCCGACACCTGCTGCCTGCAGCAGGCATCATGGCTCACGGGCGCCCTCTGCTGCTTCTTTTGAAAATGGCGCATGGGCCGGCACCCAGCTTGGAGACCCCGTAGCGCACAGCGTGACTGTTGGGCTTGCGACGTCGCGGGGGCCAGAACGTACGCCTGGGCTTTGGTACAGCTGGCAGGGACTCCACCTGTTTGGGCCTGGTTTCCTCCCCTCCGAATGGAGGTAACTAATGGCCTCCACCTCCAGGGGGTGCTGAGGGCTCTAGGACCCACAGTGGGGGCTGCGATCAGCCGGGGGGGTGCGGTCATTAAGTGCGTTTGCAGGGGAGAAACCCAGAGTCGGTAAACACACGGGGTCACCAGGAGCACGGGATTCTACCCTTAGCACTCGCTCATTGGTTCAGCCCGAATTAAGTACCTGCGGGGCGGGTGCCACCCGGCTGTTGCTCACAGGCCCCCGAGCCCACCCCCGCCGAGGGACAGCTGGAGTGGGGGCGGCTCTGACAAAATATTCCTGGTTCCAACTCAACACCCGGAGGCGCGTCTTCCAAACTGGATTGGAATGGCCACCGGCTGGGGAACGAGGGAAAACGGAGTCTGACTCCGTCCTGCTGGCCGGCCGTGACGTCACCTGGCTTGGCCCCGGCCTTCTCCCCCGACGCTCCCGTCCCCTGCAGCGCAGAGCCGGGCCCAGGGAGGTGCTCGGTGGGCAGGCACGTAGTgtatacctactgtgtgctgggcctcATTCCGGGGGCCGGGGACACAGCAGGGAACAGAAGGGTCCCGGCACGTGCTTCTCAGCGCCTTCCTCCACCTCCAAGACCCAGTGCAGAAGGGAGACCCGGAAGATTCCAGGGTCAGCCGGGAAGGAAGTAGAGAGGCCCCTCCGCTGTTTCAGGCCGAGGGCGGGAGGGCTCTCGCTGCTGCATCTGGGGgcgtgtgaccccccccccccgggggaaGTTATCTGGTCCTCCCAAGGAGGCTGACAGCGTGAGAAGCCCATCTTCTGGATGCACACACTGAGGTACAGAGGAGTCAGGGACCGCAGCCTGGGTCATGGGGGAACTGACAGGGACCCTGCCTTCCCGGGGGCCAGGAAGCAAATCGAATACTGTCTGGAGCCTGAGGTCAGTATTAAGAAGCCGATGATGGGAAGGAGCCCCCCGGATAGTGTTAGACGGTGGGAGTCAGGG from Panthera tigris isolate Pti1 chromosome E2, P.tigris_Pti1_mat1.1, whole genome shotgun sequence includes these protein-coding regions:
- the CE2H16orf74 gene encoding uncharacterized protein C16orf74 homolog isoform X4 — encoded protein: MCGGSSSSHDEAPVLSDKHLDVPNIIITPPTPTGMMLPRDSGQTVWLDEAGPCPEDGDIDPEA
- the CE2H16orf74 gene encoding uncharacterized protein C16orf74 homolog isoform X3 gives rise to the protein MGLKLSCLKGFKMCGGSSSSHDEAPVLSDKHLDVPNIIITPPTPTGMMLPRDSGQTVWLDEAGPCPEDGDIDPEA
- the CE2H16orf74 gene encoding uncharacterized protein C16orf74 homolog isoform X1 produces the protein MQPARTLTSPVTVGFSPHYFLLCTRGAAVEGGGLGRTWPAPSKPLLSPQACGRAAMGLKLSCLKGFKMCGGSSSSHDEAPVLSDKHLDVPNIIITPPTPTGMMLPRDSGQTVWLDEAGPCPEDGDIDPEA
- the CE2H16orf74 gene encoding uncharacterized protein C16orf74 homolog isoform X2; protein product: MENGGRGSRAQTSGSESPEFGPLLCGLSPCDRQQEAVVRSGAPLADPKQLSPSLGLNFPLQDGGMESGWTRQGRAQRTET